A single region of the Bacteroides luhongzhouii genome encodes:
- a CDS encoding FecR family protein produces the protein MKLLPPGMLKDYFYNLKKDITSSAFGRWFIENESKPEFDQELQEIWRESSQVVCDREVTSSAFVKVCEAIGGVAPSPQRSIFTKSMHYLMRVAAILFIPLLGATLYLYLDNKEPQVNWIEVYAEYGQKKEVVLPDQSKVWLNSGTHIVYPERFAQVRQIFVSGETFLEVAKDPERPFIVDTKDVSIKVHGTRFNVRSYTEDKGTEATLLEGSISLLVKGDLNKQDIFLVPGEKAILDKKQLKLEKFDVDAYQSWRNGQYTFRDKTLQEIITELQRLFNVQIVIRDKALLKENFFVTFAQGLSLDEMLEALNIDNDLCIKRDQDIIEISRKAR, from the coding sequence ATGAAACTGTTACCTCCCGGAATGTTGAAAGACTATTTCTATAACTTGAAAAAGGACATCACTTCAAGTGCGTTTGGACGATGGTTCATAGAGAACGAGTCAAAACCGGAATTCGATCAGGAGCTGCAAGAAATATGGAGAGAGTCGTCACAAGTAGTCTGTGACCGGGAAGTGACTTCTTCTGCCTTTGTAAAGGTCTGCGAAGCCATTGGTGGAGTAGCTCCGTCTCCTCAAAGAAGTATATTCACAAAATCGATGCATTATCTGATGCGTGTCGCGGCTATTCTCTTTATCCCTTTATTGGGAGCCACTCTTTATCTGTATCTGGATAATAAGGAGCCGCAAGTCAACTGGATAGAAGTCTATGCCGAATATGGGCAAAAGAAAGAAGTCGTTTTACCGGATCAGAGTAAAGTCTGGTTGAATTCCGGTACGCATATCGTCTATCCCGAGCGCTTTGCCCAGGTTCGCCAGATATTTGTTAGCGGAGAAACCTTTCTGGAAGTGGCAAAAGATCCGGAACGTCCTTTTATTGTAGATACGAAAGATGTAAGCATCAAGGTACATGGAACGAGATTTAATGTACGTTCGTATACAGAAGATAAAGGCACGGAAGCTACACTGCTCGAAGGAAGTATATCTTTATTGGTAAAAGGAGATTTAAATAAGCAGGATATTTTCCTTGTTCCCGGTGAGAAAGCCATATTGGATAAAAAACAACTCAAACTTGAAAAGTTTGACGTAGATGCTTATCAGTCCTGGCGAAACGGACAATATACATTTAGAGACAAGACACTGCAGGAGATTATAACGGAACTTCAACGTCTTTTCAATGTCCAGATCGTGATAAGGGATAAAGCTTTACTCAAAGAAAATTTCTTTGTCACATTTGCCCAGGGACTTTCTTTGGATGAGATGCTCGAAGCACTGAACATCGACAACGATTTATGTATAAAACGAGATCAGGATATTATTGAAATTTCAAGAAAAGCGAGATAA
- a CDS encoding RNA polymerase sigma-70 factor encodes MKNESHIISRMISGDINAFKLLFDCYYPQVRFFTLGIVKDSFVADDIAQNVFIKVWTKRELIDCERKFNNYLYSITKNEIADYFRSLVISEPLDSISSLKDSDHTDEMIESVYDLSHIKNLVMKEVDNMPPQRRAVFVMSRLQGLSNDEIASKLGISKRTVERHLNMALHILREKLGGFLYWTAALFILSL; translated from the coding sequence ATGAAAAATGAGAGTCATATTATCTCTCGAATGATTTCCGGAGATATAAATGCTTTTAAACTCCTCTTTGATTGTTACTATCCTCAAGTGCGTTTTTTCACATTGGGGATAGTGAAGGATTCTTTTGTTGCCGATGATATAGCCCAAAATGTATTTATCAAAGTCTGGACAAAGAGGGAACTGATTGATTGTGAGCGGAAGTTCAACAACTATTTGTATTCCATCACAAAGAATGAAATAGCAGACTATTTTCGTTCATTAGTCATATCAGAACCTTTAGACAGCATTTCATCCCTGAAAGACAGCGATCATACAGATGAAATGATAGAAAGTGTTTATGACCTGTCGCATATTAAAAACCTGGTGATGAAAGAGGTGGACAATATGCCGCCGCAGCGTCGTGCAGTGTTTGTGATGAGTCGTTTGCAAGGATTGTCTAACGATGAGATAGCCTCTAAATTGGGAATATCCAAACGTACGGTAGAACGTCATCTGAATATGGCTTTGCATATACTTCGTGAAAAGTTGGGAGGATTTCTTTATTGGACTGCAGCTTTATTTATTCTTTCACTTTGA
- a CDS encoding ATP-binding protein produces the protein MARITIPYAVADFIDLRERGFYYVDKTDYIPKLEDYNAPVFLRPRRFGKSLLVSTLACYYDRTKAHRFEELFGGTWIGNHPTKEHNSYMIIRYDFSKMVMADTIEGLAQNFNDLNCGPVDVMVEHNRDLFGDFQFTTRGDASKMLEEVLNYARSHEFPKVYLLIDEYDNFTNQLLTAYNDPLYEEVTTNDSFLRTFFKVIKAGIGEGSIRTCFCTGVLPVTMDDLTSGYNIAEILTLEPNFLNMLGFTYEETETYLRYVLDKYSTGQERFDEIWQLIVSNYDGYRFRPNGDRLFNATILTYFFKKFAANAGSIPDELVDENLRTDINWIRRLTLSLDNAKAMLDALIIDDELPYNVADLASKFNKKKFFDKEFYPISLFYLGMTTLKDKFVTTLPNMTMRSVYMDYYNQLNKIEGNAQRYVPVYRYYDSNRSLEPLVQNYFEQYLGQFPAQVFDKINENFIRCSFYELVSRYLSSCYTFAIEQNNSVGRSDFEMTGIPGTDYYTDDRVVEFKYYRAKEAEKMLALTEPLPEHVEQVKRYGEDTKRKFPYYNVRTYVVYICANKGWKCWEV, from the coding sequence ATGGCAAGAATAACTATTCCTTATGCAGTAGCGGATTTCATAGATTTGCGTGAACGTGGTTTTTATTATGTTGATAAGACTGATTATATTCCTAAATTAGAGGATTATAATGCTCCTGTATTTCTCCGTCCCCGCCGTTTTGGAAAAAGTTTGTTGGTTTCTACTTTGGCTTGCTATTATGACCGTACAAAAGCGCATCGGTTTGAAGAACTGTTTGGGGGAACCTGGATAGGTAACCATCCGACAAAAGAGCATAACAGTTATATGATTATTCGCTACGATTTTTCGAAAATGGTAATGGCGGATACTATTGAAGGATTGGCTCAAAACTTTAATGATTTGAACTGTGGCCCGGTAGATGTGATGGTAGAGCATAACAGAGATTTGTTCGGTGATTTTCAGTTTACTACTCGGGGAGACGCTTCCAAAATGTTGGAAGAAGTTCTTAATTATGCTCGTTCTCATGAATTTCCAAAAGTTTATCTATTGATTGATGAATATGATAACTTCACTAATCAGTTGCTTACAGCATACAACGATCCGCTTTATGAGGAAGTGACGACGAATGACAGTTTTTTGCGTACTTTCTTTAAAGTGATAAAAGCCGGAATAGGTGAGGGGAGTATCCGTACCTGCTTCTGTACAGGTGTATTACCTGTTACGATGGATGATTTGACCAGTGGATATAATATAGCAGAGATATTGACTCTTGAACCTAATTTTCTGAATATGCTCGGGTTTACATACGAAGAGACAGAAACATATCTGCGTTATGTACTTGATAAATACTCCACAGGACAAGAACGTTTCGATGAAATTTGGCAACTAATCGTAAGCAACTATGATGGTTATCGTTTCCGTCCCAATGGTGATCGGTTGTTCAATGCTACTATCCTGACTTATTTCTTCAAGAAGTTTGCGGCCAATGCTGGTAGTATTCCCGACGAACTGGTAGATGAAAATCTACGTACCGATATTAATTGGATTCGTCGACTTACCCTTTCACTGGATAATGCGAAAGCGATGTTGGATGCATTGATTATTGATGATGAGTTGCCTTATAATGTAGCCGATCTTGCCAGTAAATTTAATAAGAAAAAGTTCTTTGATAAAGAGTTTTATCCCATTAGCTTGTTCTATTTGGGAATGACGACATTGAAAGATAAATTTGTAACAACATTACCTAATATGACGATGCGTAGTGTGTACATGGACTACTATAATCAGTTGAACAAGATAGAAGGTAATGCGCAGCGTTATGTGCCGGTGTATCGGTATTATGATTCCAACCGAAGTCTGGAACCTCTGGTACAAAACTATTTTGAGCAATATTTGGGACAATTCCCTGCACAGGTATTTGATAAAATCAATGAGAACTTCATCCGATGTTCATTCTATGAGCTTGTTTCGCGTTACCTAAGTAGCTGTTATACATTTGCTATTGAACAGAACAACTCCGTAGGACGTTCGGATTTTGAAATGACAGGTATTCCCGGTACGGATTATTATACAGATGACCGTGTCGTAGAATTCAAATATTATCGTGCAAAAGAAGCAGAAAAGATGCTTGCACTTACCGAACCCCTTCCCGAACATGTGGAGCAGGTGAAAAGATATGGTGAAGATACGAAGAGAAAGTTTCCATATTATAATGTACGTACGTATGTAGTATACATTTGCGCCAATAAAGGATGGAAATGTTGGGAAGTGTAA
- a CDS encoding DNA-binding protein: MSAYYDLYETPDVQNTGEKQPLHARIVPSGTYSQKEFIERVSRYQHFPQNMVDGVLGAVIDELGSLLARGYIVELGELGHLSVSLKCTQKVMTKKEIRSESICFDNVHLRTSKNFKLKVRREMRLERVPKSGRTVSKAEIPVEQRLQMLQEFLKKNGGITRIEYSRLTGVARLKAVDDLNTFIQEGKLRKRGAGRNVFYVWKQEE; encoded by the coding sequence ATGAGTGCGTATTATGATTTGTATGAGACACCGGACGTTCAGAATACCGGCGAGAAGCAACCACTTCATGCACGGATAGTTCCGAGCGGGACTTATTCCCAAAAAGAGTTTATAGAACGTGTGTCACGTTATCAACATTTTCCCCAGAATATGGTTGACGGGGTGTTGGGGGCTGTAATAGATGAACTTGGTAGTCTCTTGGCGCGTGGCTATATTGTGGAGCTTGGAGAGCTGGGACATCTTAGTGTCTCTTTGAAATGCACTCAGAAGGTAATGACTAAAAAAGAAATCCGTTCCGAATCTATCTGTTTTGACAATGTACACCTGCGTACTTCCAAAAATTTTAAATTGAAGGTAAGACGGGAAATGAGACTTGAACGTGTGCCCAAATCGGGACGGACTGTCAGTAAAGCGGAGATACCTGTCGAACAACGTCTTCAAATGTTACAGGAGTTTCTGAAGAAGAATGGAGGAATCACCCGCATAGAATACAGCAGACTGACAGGAGTAGCCCGGCTGAAAGCTGTTGATGATTTGAATACTTTTATTCAGGAGGGAAAACTGCGTAAGAGAGGGGCGGGAAGGAATGTGTTTTATGTATGGAAACAGGAAGAATAA
- a CDS encoding GrpB family protein has protein sequence MNRTCFVKKEKLPYVERISHIGSTAIKGIWAKPIIDIIYKNIENTLEWNHPRANEKTTCVRNTDCLSN, from the coding sequence ATGAACAGGACTTGTTTTGTGAAGAAAGAGAAACTTCCCTATGTCGAACGCATTAGTCATATAGGTAGCACAGCCATCAAAGGGATTTGGGCAAAGCCTATTATAGATATAATTTATAAAAACATAGAAAACACCCTCGAATGGAATCATCCGAGAGCAAACGAAAAAACAACCTGTGTCAGAAACACAGATTGTTTATCAAACTAA
- a CDS encoding SIMPL domain-containing protein — protein sequence MKKVFLLAFVLFAWSMVVNAQESDGKYIEVTGSSEIEVVPDEIHFLIQIKEYWQEEYTGKSNKEEDFRTKVPLAMIEKDLRRSLRKIGIADDAIRTQEIGDYWRQRGKEFLIGKQLDIRLTDFEQINSIIRSVNTWGIESMHIGELKHKDLPVYRKQGKIEALKAAREKASYLVEAMGQQLGEVIRIIEPADNNISRYLPFQAQSNVSMGTAATEQYRVIKLRYEMTARFAIK from the coding sequence ATGAAAAAGGTATTTTTATTAGCTTTTGTTTTGTTTGCATGGAGTATGGTTGTCAATGCTCAAGAAAGTGATGGGAAATATATTGAAGTGACCGGTTCTTCGGAGATTGAAGTCGTTCCGGATGAAATACATTTTCTGATTCAGATTAAGGAGTATTGGCAGGAAGAGTATACAGGTAAATCCAATAAAGAAGAAGATTTTCGGACGAAAGTGCCATTGGCTATGATTGAAAAGGATTTGCGTCGGAGTTTGCGCAAAATCGGAATAGCGGATGATGCTATCCGTACACAGGAAATAGGGGATTATTGGCGCCAAAGAGGAAAGGAATTTCTGATAGGTAAGCAATTGGATATCCGGTTGACCGATTTTGAGCAGATCAATTCTATTATTCGTTCTGTTAATACATGGGGAATTGAGTCCATGCACATCGGAGAATTGAAGCATAAGGATTTGCCAGTGTATCGGAAGCAAGGTAAGATTGAAGCGTTGAAAGCTGCCCGTGAAAAAGCATCCTACTTGGTGGAAGCGATGGGACAGCAATTGGGTGAAGTCATTCGTATCATCGAACCTGCCGATAACAACATAAGCCGTTATCTTCCTTTTCAGGCACAGAGCAATGTTAGTATGGGCACAGCTGCTACCGAACAGTATCGTGTCATCAAGTTGAGATATGAAATGACTGCCCGTTTTGCCATTAAATAG
- a CDS encoding putative quinol monooxygenase, which translates to MIRLNVFVRVSETNREKAIEAAKELTACSLKEEGCIAYDTFESSTRHDVFMICETWQNAEVLAAHEKSSHFSKYVGIIQELAEMKLEKFEF; encoded by the coding sequence ATGATTAGATTAAATGTTTTCGTCCGCGTAAGCGAGACAAACCGCGAGAAAGCGATTGAGGCAGCTAAAGAACTGACTGCTTGTTCCTTGAAGGAAGAAGGATGCATTGCTTATGATACTTTCGAAAGCAGTACCCGTCACGACGTTTTCATGATTTGTGAAACATGGCAGAATGCTGAAGTATTGGCAGCTCATGAGAAATCCTCTCATTTTAGCAAGTATGTAGGTATCATTCAGGAATTAGCTGAAATGAAACTGGAGAAGTTCGAATTCTAA
- a CDS encoding pyridoxamine 5'-phosphate oxidase family protein has protein sequence MSTKTMREKATELLQRCEVVVLASVNKEGYPRPVPMSKIATEGISTIWMSTGADSLKTIDFLSNPKAGLCFQDKGDSVALTGTVEVVTDEKMKRELWQDWFIDHFPGGPTDPGYVLLKFESNHATYWIEGTFIHKKLD, from the coding sequence ATGTCAACAAAAACAATGAGAGAGAAAGCAACCGAGTTGTTGCAGAGATGTGAAGTGGTAGTGCTTGCTTCTGTAAATAAAGAGGGGTATCCCCGTCCTGTGCCGATGAGCAAGATTGCAACAGAGGGGATTTCTACTATTTGGATGTCTACCGGAGCGGATTCATTAAAGACCATTGACTTTCTGTCGAATCCGAAAGCCGGATTATGCTTTCAGGATAAGGGAGACAGTGTGGCATTAACGGGAACAGTGGAAGTGGTAACCGACGAGAAGATGAAACGGGAACTTTGGCAGGACTGGTTTATCGATCATTTCCCTGGAGGTCCTACCGATCCGGGCTATGTGCTGCTGAAATTTGAATCGAATCACGCAACTTATTGGATTGAAGGGACATTTATTCATAAGAAGCTGGACTAA
- the nrfA gene encoding ammonia-forming cytochrome c nitrite reductase: protein MKDKLKPWQRWVLFALAMAVIFASGVIISFLMEHRTEVVNVTYEKKRKINGIEARSFIFAENYPREYKTWVDTTSTDLHGSLNGRTSIDVLAQRPEMVILWAGYAFSKDYSTPRGHMYALQDIVHSLRTGAPMDAADGPQFASCWMCKSSDVPRMIEVIGGDSFYNNKWAAWGAEIVNPIGCADCHEPKNMDLHISRPSLTEAFSRQGRDITHATPQEMRSLVCAQCHSEYYFKGNIKYPTFPWDKGFTVEDLEKYYDEIGFTDYIHQLSRAPILKAQHPDYEIFQMGIHAQRGVSCADCHMPYNDEGGIKYSDHHIQNPLAVTERTCQTCHRDNKETLCKNVYERQQKANELRTLLEKELAKAHIEAKFTWDIGATENEMQETLLLIRQAQWRWDFGVSSHGGSFHAPQETMRILGHGLNKVFQARMLIGKVLVAHGYTDNVPLPDITTKEKAQQYIGLDMVVEKADKDKFLKEIVPEWLQKAKANGRIVN, encoded by the coding sequence ATGAAAGATAAGCTCAAACCCTGGCAGAGGTGGGTACTATTCGCTCTTGCAATGGCTGTTATTTTTGCATCGGGAGTAATCATTTCATTCCTGATGGAACACAGAACAGAGGTTGTAAATGTGACCTATGAGAAAAAGAGAAAGATAAACGGAATAGAAGCACGTAGCTTTATTTTTGCTGAAAACTATCCACGTGAATATAAGACGTGGGTGGATACGACATCGACCGATTTACACGGCAGCTTAAATGGAAGAACCTCTATTGATGTTTTAGCGCAACGTCCGGAAATGGTCATATTATGGGCTGGCTATGCTTTTTCTAAAGATTATTCAACACCGCGCGGGCATATGTACGCTTTACAGGATATTGTTCATTCACTTCGTACTGGTGCGCCTATGGATGCTGCTGACGGTCCTCAATTTGCAAGTTGCTGGATGTGTAAAAGTTCTGATGTTCCCCGTATGATAGAAGTTATTGGGGGAGATTCCTTTTATAATAATAAGTGGGCTGCCTGGGGAGCCGAAATTGTAAACCCTATAGGATGTGCCGATTGTCATGAACCTAAAAATATGGATTTACATATCAGCCGTCCGTCGCTCACTGAAGCTTTTAGTCGTCAAGGTAGAGATATCACTCATGCCACTCCACAGGAAATGCGTTCATTGGTCTGTGCGCAGTGTCATTCGGAGTATTATTTCAAGGGGAACATAAAATATCCTACTTTTCCTTGGGATAAGGGTTTCACTGTTGAAGATTTAGAAAAGTATTATGATGAAATCGGATTTACTGATTATATTCATCAATTGAGTCGTGCTCCTATACTAAAGGCTCAACATCCTGATTATGAAATTTTTCAGATGGGCATACACGCCCAGCGTGGTGTGTCGTGCGCTGACTGTCATATGCCTTACAATGATGAAGGAGGGATAAAATATAGCGATCACCATATTCAGAATCCGTTAGCAGTGACTGAACGTACTTGTCAGACTTGCCATCGTGATAATAAAGAGACACTCTGTAAGAATGTATACGAACGTCAGCAAAAGGCAAATGAGTTGCGTACACTTTTAGAAAAAGAGTTGGCAAAAGCACATATTGAAGCGAAGTTTACTTGGGATATAGGAGCTACAGAAAATGAAATGCAAGAGACCTTGCTGTTGATTCGTCAGGCACAATGGAGGTGGGATTTCGGCGTATCTTCTCATGGTGGTTCTTTTCATGCCCCGCAGGAAACAATGCGTATTTTGGGGCATGGTTTAAATAAAGTATTTCAAGCTCGTATGCTTATCGGTAAAGTACTTGTAGCGCATGGATATACAGATAATGTACCGCTTCCGGATATTACAACGAAAGAAAAAGCACAGCAATATATCGGTTTGGATATGGTTGTTGAAAAGGCGGACAAAGATAAATTTCTCAAAGAAATTGTCCCAGAATGGCTTCAAAAGGCAAAGGCAAACGGGCGTATTGTGAATTAG